Proteins found in one Pocillopora verrucosa isolate sample1 chromosome 12, ASM3666991v2, whole genome shotgun sequence genomic segment:
- the LOC131783426 gene encoding uncharacterized protein NKAPD1, whose protein sequence is MAVQRKVIDKGLLKNVIRHTDAHNKIQEESEMWKQYELMNSKIKGSNAPLSNDSKRYKGQMRCDDDDTTLPPRSSYWTQQLFDFEANDSQRWGHEGYKELYPEEFENGDNKKKAQNFDGKKRKKHKVDSKSKKHKKRKREEKESDLDSDVSNKESENSDELQRKRQRTSKARSNEHSLRRKQQKDRKKKRKRPSDGENSGISLSEEMREQNKKVHHKHRSKTRRKWKLEKDRYYKSNTESDSHDSRSHRREKYERNKHKEKRVEEKRGKKND, encoded by the exons ATTCAAGAGGAAAGTGAAATGTGGAAGCAGTATGAGCTGATGAACAGTAAAATTAAGGGGAGCAATGCTCCATTGTCAAATGACTCTAAACG GTACAAAGGGCAGATGAGATGTGATGATGACGACACTACATTACCACCCAGAAGTAGTTATTGGACACAACAACTCTTTGATTTTGAAGCAAATGATTCTCAAAG ATGGGGTCATGAGGGTTACAAAGAACTCTATCCAGAGGAGTTTGAGAATGGAGATAATaagaaaaaagctcaaaattttgatgggaagaaaaggaaaaaacataa AGTTGACTCAAAGAGCAAAAAAcacaagaagagaaagagagaagagaaagaaagtgaCTTGGATTCAGATGtatcaaataaagaaagtgaaaatagtGATGAACTGCAAAGAAAACGGCAAAGGACTAGTAAGGCTAGAAGCAATGAACATAGTTTGagaagaaaacagcaaaaagatcgtaaaaagaagagaaaaaggcCATCAGATGGAGAAAATTCCGGGATAAGTTTAAGTGAAGAGATGAGAGAACAGAATAAAAAGGTGCATCACAAACACAGGTCAAAAACTCGAAGAAAATGGAAACTTGAAAAAGACAGATATTATAAAAGTAACACTGAAAGTGACTCTCATGACTCGAGATCACACAGACGGGAAAAATATGAACGAAATAAACACAAAGAGAAAAGAGTAGAagaaaaacgtggaaaaaaGAATGATTGA